A genomic window from Candidatus Nitrosoglobus terrae includes:
- a CDS encoding pyridoxal-phosphate-dependent aminotransferase family protein translates to MPITSFHPPVRILLGPGPSDVNPRILEALSRPTIGHLDPSFITMMDEMKILLQYAFQTRNDLTFAVSAPGSAGMETCFVNLLEPGDKVIVCQNGVFGGRMKENAERCGAIPIMVQDSWGDPVDPNKLEEALKSHPDTKVVAFVHAETSTGAQSDAKTLVELAHRYGCLTIVDTVTSLGGSPVKIDEWGVDAVYSGSQKCLSCTPGLSPVSFNERAVARIQARKTKAQSWFLDLGLVKSYWGGAGKRAYHHTAPINALYGLHEALVILQEEGIEESWARHQRNHQALRAGIEAMGLAFAVKKESRLPQLNAIIIPEGINDAVVRTQLLQKYGLEIGAGLGEMAGKIWRIGIMGYGSNLRNVLIFLSALETVLKELGANIELGVATRVAAEAA, encoded by the coding sequence ATGCCTATTACTTCCTTTCATCCACCTGTTCGTATTTTATTGGGACCAGGGCCCTCTGATGTGAATCCCCGGATTCTTGAGGCTTTGTCTCGTCCCACTATTGGCCACTTAGATCCGTCTTTCATTACAATGATGGATGAAATGAAGATTTTGTTGCAGTATGCGTTTCAAACTCGAAATGATCTGACTTTTGCTGTTTCCGCACCGGGTAGCGCTGGAATGGAAACCTGCTTTGTAAACTTACTGGAGCCGGGTGATAAGGTGATTGTCTGCCAAAATGGCGTATTTGGCGGGCGTATGAAGGAGAACGCTGAGCGCTGCGGTGCTATTCCCATTATGGTTCAGGATTCTTGGGGAGATCCGGTAGATCCTAATAAGCTTGAAGAGGCGCTTAAATCTCACCCGGATACCAAAGTAGTTGCCTTTGTCCATGCAGAGACCTCTACTGGCGCTCAATCTGATGCAAAAACTTTAGTAGAACTAGCTCATCGTTATGGCTGTCTGACCATTGTAGATACCGTGACTTCCTTGGGGGGTAGTCCAGTGAAAATTGATGAATGGGGTGTTGATGCGGTTTATTCAGGTAGCCAGAAATGTCTTTCCTGTACACCAGGGTTATCCCCAGTGAGTTTCAATGAACGGGCTGTGGCGCGTATTCAAGCTCGAAAGACTAAAGCACAAAGTTGGTTTCTTGATCTAGGATTGGTTAAGAGTTATTGGGGAGGAGCAGGTAAACGGGCTTATCATCATACGGCGCCTATTAATGCCCTTTATGGATTACATGAGGCTTTGGTTATTTTACAAGAAGAAGGAATAGAGGAGTCATGGGCACGGCATCAACGTAACCATCAAGCACTACGGGCTGGGATTGAAGCAATGGGATTAGCGTTTGCGGTCAAGAAAGAAAGCCGTCTTCCTCAGCTCAATGCTATTATTATTCCTGAGGGTATTAATGATGCTGTAGTGCGTACGCAGTTGCTACAGAAATATGGATTAGAAATTGGTGCAGGGTTAGGAGAAATGGCAGGGAAAATTTGGCGGATTGGGATCATGGGTTATGGCTCTAATCTACGTAATGTTTTGATCTTTCTAAGTGCACTGGAAACAGTGCTTAAGGAATTAGGTGCTAATATTGAGCTTGGAGTTGCAACTAGAGTAGCTGCTGAGGCAGCTTAG